TGAAGCATACGATCATGAGGAAGGACGCAGGCTCTCTAAAGATGAGTTGCAACGTAAGCTTGATGTTTGCAAGGAGCGCAAGGAACGCTATGAGGGATACCGTGATACACTTGAGAAAAGTGGTGAAAGCCAGATTTCCTTAACCGATCCTGATTCCCGACTAATGAAAGCCAACGAAGGCTTTTGTGTCGGTTATAATGTGCAAACTGCAGTTGATGCGGAGAGCCATATGATAGCAGGCTTCCTGGTAACCAACAGTCCAACAGACCATGGTCAGCTTACAAGCGTAGCATCTGAGGTGAAAGCCGATTATGGTGTTGACGTTCTTGAATCAACTGCAGACAAGGGGTACGAGTGTCCCGAGGTTCATGCAGATGCATTGGCTAATGGTATCGTACCAAATGTCATCCAACGTGATGGCAGCTGCACGGAGCAGGTTCAGTTTGACTATAACGAAGCTACCATAACTGACGAACAAAAGTCAAGTACTAATCCAGAAGATTTGAAGGCATGTCTTGAAGCTGCAGTCATACCGGAAGCCTACAAGGATTTTTTAACCGATGCACAGATTGTAGAGGTCAAGGAGTACACTTCTGATGTAGCAGAGTCTGCTGTACTGAAGATGACTCCCGGGCAGATGCGTGCCAAGGCTCTTGAAGGATACTTCGTGAGGGATGCCGAACGCAATCTTGTCTATTGTCCGCAAGGAGAAATCCTGAGGCAAAAGTCTATCAAAAGAAACGGTATGATCCGCTACTGCAACAAGCTTGCATGTAAAAAATGCAAGTGCAAGTGTACCATCCAGAAGTTCAAGGAGGCAGACTTCAACAAAGACACCTTGATAAAGGCAACCGAAGCAAAACGCAAGCAACTCAAAGAAGAGAATAAGGACAAGCCAAAACCTCCAAGAATGAAGATCGTGAAGAAGGGTGTCCGTTACGTTTTACATCTAGATCAGAACAAGATGGACAATCGCAAATGCCTCTCCGAGCATCCTTTTGGAACCATGAAGCGAGCACTTGGGCAATACTACTTTTTACTGAAAGGCAAACTGAAAGTAACTGCTGAGATGGGTCTCTTTTGCCTATCTTATAACCTTCGTCGTGCCATATCTCTCAAAGGTGTACCTGCTTTGATTGCTTCTCTTGGATAATGACCTGTAGGGATCAATACCATCGAAAAACACGCTCTATTAGTGTTCATATCGGCCATTTTAAGCCCTTATGACGAATTGTTTAACATAAACTAAAATTTTAAGATGAAAAAAGATATGCCCTTAGAGGGGCTTAGGTGGAGTCGTGATAGCGGTTCTGCCCTCTATGATACACCCCAAAACGGCCGTTCTCGGACGGGCTGGGGGGTAATTTTTGTATTTTAGATTTTCTTAACTATATAAAGAATCGTGTGCGTGCACACATGCGCTCAACGTGTGTATGTATACTATAAGGAGCTGGAAGGAGAATAATGAGTTAGAATGTTTAAGACTGTTAAATTTGAGATAAAAATGAAACTTTCTTCTCTGAAAATTTGGTGGTTTCGAAAATAGTTAGTACTTTTGCACTCGCTTTTGAGAAATACACTTTCTCTAAGCAAATAAAGAAAGAGTTCTTTGAAAGATTTTACATAAACAGACAAGTAGTACAAGAAGCGGTTTTGGATTACACCTTATTATATATAGGGAGTATGAAGGAACTGGGTAAAAAGAAACGAACCGTCAAGCAATTGACAAGTCAGGTTTACTAAGCTTCAATAAACGAAAAGGATATTCGTCCTAAGTACAGACAACAAACACTTCGCTATACTTTCGGGTTTAGCAAAGTAAAAATGATATTTTACAATGGAGAGTTTGATCCTGGCTCAGGATGAACGCTAGCTACAGGCTTAACACATGCAAGTCGAGGGGAAACGATAGAGAAAGCTTGCTTTT
The Segatella copri DNA segment above includes these coding regions:
- a CDS encoding IS1182 family transposase produces the protein MAYKKGQDRRQRVLFPDCIDEYVEADAPVRLFDAFVDNLKMDELGFVRSTPAETGTPGYDPRDLLKLYIYGYFYQVRSSRKLARECKCNVEVMWLLNKLTPDFRTISDFRKDNKKAITKVFKEFNKFCMGLKLFSKSYISIDGSKFKAVNAKDNNLTLSKLDDRIKRLDEHISIYMEELEAYDHEEGRRLSKDELQRKLDVCKERKERYEGYRDTLEKSGESQISLTDPDSRLMKANEGFCVGYNVQTAVDAESHMIAGFLVTNSPTDHGQLTSVASEVKADYGVDVLESTADKGYECPEVHADALANGIVPNVIQRDGSCTEQVQFDYNEATITDEQKSSTNPEDLKACLEAAVIPEAYKDFLTDAQIVEVKEYTSDVAESAVLKMTPGQMRAKALEGYFVRDAERNLVYCPQGEILRQKSIKRNGMIRYCNKLACKKCKCKCTIQKFKEADFNKDTLIKATEAKRKQLKEENKDKPKPPRMKIVKKGVRYVLHLDQNKMDNRKCLSEHPFGTMKRALGQYYFLLKGKLKVTAEMGLFCLSYNLRRAISLKGVPALIASLG